One genomic segment of Burkholderiales bacterium includes these proteins:
- the rpsJ gene encoding 30S ribosomal protein S10, which translates to MPQSQKIRIRLKAFDYRLIDQSALEIVETAKRTGAVVKGPVPLPTRIERFDVLRSPHVNKTSRDQFEIRTHLRLMDIIDPTDKTVDALMKLDLPAGVDVEIKL; encoded by the coding sequence ATGCCGCAAAGCCAGAAAATCCGTATCCGCTTGAAAGCGTTCGATTATCGACTGATCGATCAGTCGGCGCTCGAAATCGTCGAAACCGCAAAGCGTACTGGCGCGGTGGTGAAAGGCCCGGTTCCGTTGCCGACGCGCATCGAGCGATTCGATGTTTTGCGTTCGCCGCACGTCAACAAGACATCGCGCGATCAGTTCGAGATTCGCACGCACCTGCGGCTGATGGACATCATCGATCCGACCGACAAGACGGTCGATGCTTTGATGAAGCTCGATCTTCCTGCCGGCGTGGATGTTGAAATCAAGCTTTAG
- the tuf gene encoding elongation factor Tu, which translates to MAKSKFERTKPHVNVGTIGHVDHGKTTLTAAITKIMAKKFGGDVKSYDQIDSAPEERARGITINTAHVEYETTNRHYAHVDCPGHADYVKNMITGAAQMDGAILVVSAADGPMPQTREHILLARQVGVPYIIVYMNKADMVDDAELLELVEMEVRELLSKYDFPGDDTPIVIGSALKAMEGDQSELGEPSIQKLADALDSYIPQPERAIDGAFLMPVEDVFSISGRGTVVTGRVERGVVKVGEELEIVGIKATQKTVCTGVEMFRKLLDQGQAGDNVGVLLRGTKREDVERGQVLSKPGSITPHTKFTAEIYVLGKEEGGRHTPFFKGYRPQFYFRTTDVTGAIELPEGTEMVMPGDNVSVTVQLINPIAMEEGLRFAIREGGRTVGAGVVAKVLE; encoded by the coding sequence ATGGCCAAAAGCAAATTCGAACGCACCAAACCGCACGTCAACGTCGGCACCATCGGCCACGTCGATCACGGCAAGACCACACTCACTGCCGCCATCACCAAGATCATGGCCAAGAAGTTCGGCGGCGATGTCAAATCCTACGACCAGATCGATTCCGCCCCCGAGGAAAGAGCGCGCGGCATCACCATCAACACCGCCCACGTCGAATACGAGACGACCAATCGCCACTACGCCCACGTCGATTGCCCGGGACATGCCGACTACGTCAAGAACATGATCACAGGTGCAGCGCAAATGGACGGCGCCATCCTCGTCGTCTCCGCCGCCGACGGCCCGATGCCGCAAACCCGCGAACACATCCTCCTGGCAAGGCAGGTCGGCGTGCCCTACATCATCGTCTACATGAACAAGGCCGACATGGTCGACGATGCCGAACTCCTGGAGCTGGTCGAAATGGAAGTGCGCGAACTCCTGAGTAAATACGACTTCCCCGGCGACGACACCCCGATCGTCATCGGCTCGGCATTGAAAGCCATGGAAGGCGATCAGTCCGAACTGGGCGAACCCTCGATCCAGAAGCTCGCCGACGCCCTCGACTCCTACATCCCGCAACCGGAACGCGCCATCGACGGCGCCTTTTTGATGCCGGTCGAAGACGTGTTCTCGATCTCCGGTCGCGGTACGGTCGTCACCGGCCGCGTCGAGCGCGGCGTCGTCAAAGTCGGTGAAGAACTGGAGATCGTCGGCATCAAGGCCACCCAGAAGACGGTCTGCACCGGGGTCGAGATGTTCCGAAAGCTCCTCGACCAGGGACAAGCCGGCGACAACGTCGGCGTTCTCTTGAGAGGAACCAAGAGAGAAGACGTCGAACGCGGCCAGGTCCTAAGTAAACCCGGCTCCATCACCCCGCACACCAAATTCACCGCCGAAATCTATGTGCTCGGCAAGGAAGAAGGCGGACGACACACGCCGTTCTTCAAAGGCTACCGCCCGCAGTTCTACTTCCGCACAACCGACGTCACCGGCGCCATCGAATTGCCCGAAGGCACCGAAATGGTCATGCCCGGCGACAACGTCTCCGTCACCGTGCAACTGATCAACCCGATCGCCATGGAAGAAGGCCTGCGCTTCGCCATCAGGGAAGGCGGCAGGACGGTCGGGGCAGGGGTGGTGGCGAAGGTTTTAGAATAG
- the fusA gene encoding elongation factor G, with protein MARKTPIERYRNIGIMAHIDAGKTTTTERVLFYTGVSHKIGEVHDGAAIMDWMEQEQERGITITSAATTCFWKGMDNHHPEHRINIIDTPGHVDFTIEVERSLRVLDGACTVFCAVGGVQPQTETVWRQANKYKVPRLAFVNKMDRSGANFMRVFEQIKSRLKANPVPIQLPIGAEDKFEGIVDLIKMRAIYWDESTQGMKYEERAIPAELQAEAESWREKMVETAAEATEELMHKYLEEGALSEAEIKQGLRLRTTHNEIVPMLCGSAFKNKGVQAMLDAVIDFLPSPVDIPPVKGELENGQAAVRRAADDEAFAGLAFKIATDPYVGQLIFFRVYSGVVSSGDTIYNPIKGKKERIGRLLQMHANQRDEIKEVRAGDIAAAVGLKEATTGETLCDPDRIITLERMEFPEPVIHVAVEPKTKADQEKMGIALNRLAQEDPSFRVRTDEESGQTIISGMGELHLEIIVDRMKREFSVEANVGAPQVAYREAIKKLVEVEGKFIKQSGGRGQYGHVWLKMEPNGAGKGFEFVDAIKGGVVPREYIPAVQKGLVETLPNGVLAGFPVVDVKVTLFDGSYHDVDSNENAFKMAASIAFKDGMRKATPVLLEPMMAVEVETPADFMGNVVGDLSSRRGMIQGMEDLPGLKVIRAEVPLAKMFGYSTALRSATQGRATYTMEFKHYTEMPKNEAEAIINKK; from the coding sequence GTGGCAAGAAAAACTCCTATTGAACGGTATCGCAATATCGGCATCATGGCGCACATCGACGCCGGCAAGACTACGACCACCGAACGCGTGCTGTTCTACACGGGTGTTTCCCACAAGATAGGCGAGGTCCATGATGGCGCCGCCATCATGGACTGGATGGAGCAGGAACAGGAACGCGGTATCACCATCACCTCCGCAGCGACGACCTGCTTCTGGAAAGGGATGGACAATCATCATCCCGAACATCGCATCAACATCATCGATACGCCTGGGCACGTCGATTTTACTATTGAAGTCGAGCGCTCGCTTCGCGTTCTGGATGGGGCTTGCACGGTGTTCTGCGCCGTCGGCGGCGTGCAGCCGCAAACTGAAACAGTCTGGCGCCAGGCCAATAAGTACAAGGTTCCGCGCCTCGCCTTCGTCAACAAAATGGATCGCTCGGGCGCCAACTTCATGCGCGTTTTCGAGCAGATCAAAAGCCGCTTGAAAGCGAATCCAGTTCCGATTCAATTGCCGATCGGTGCGGAGGACAAGTTCGAAGGCATCGTCGATCTGATCAAGATGAGGGCGATTTACTGGGACGAGTCGACGCAGGGCATGAAGTACGAGGAGCGCGCCATTCCGGCGGAATTGCAGGCGGAGGCTGAAAGCTGGCGTGAAAAAATGGTCGAGACTGCGGCTGAAGCGACCGAAGAATTGATGCACAAGTATCTTGAGGAAGGCGCGCTTTCCGAGGCCGAGATCAAACAGGGCCTGCGTTTGCGCACGACGCACAACGAGATCGTGCCTATGCTGTGCGGTTCGGCGTTCAAGAACAAGGGCGTGCAGGCCATGCTCGATGCGGTTATCGACTTTTTGCCTTCGCCAGTCGATATTCCGCCGGTCAAGGGCGAGCTCGAAAACGGTCAGGCCGCCGTACGCCGCGCCGCCGATGACGAAGCCTTTGCCGGCCTGGCATTCAAGATCGCGACCGATCCGTATGTCGGGCAGTTGATATTCTTCCGGGTTTATTCCGGCGTCGTGTCTTCCGGCGACACCATCTACAATCCGATCAAGGGAAAGAAAGAGCGCATCGGCCGTTTGTTGCAGATGCATGCAAACCAGCGCGATGAGATCAAGGAAGTCCGCGCCGGTGATATTGCGGCCGCGGTCGGTTTGAAGGAGGCGACCACCGGAGAAACGCTATGCGATCCGGATCGCATCATCACACTCGAGCGCATGGAATTTCCCGAGCCGGTGATTCACGTAGCGGTCGAGCCGAAGACCAAAGCCGATCAGGAGAAGATGGGGATTGCGCTGAATCGCCTGGCCCAGGAAGATCCGTCGTTTCGCGTCCGTACCGACGAAGAGTCGGGCCAGACCATTATTTCCGGCATGGGCGAATTGCACCTGGAAATTATCGTCGACCGCATGAAGCGCGAATTCAGCGTCGAGGCGAATGTCGGCGCGCCGCAGGTCGCCTACCGCGAAGCGATCAAGAAGCTGGTCGAAGTCGAAGGCAAATTCATCAAACAATCGGGTGGGCGCGGGCAATACGGTCACGTCTGGCTCAAGATGGAGCCGAACGGGGCCGGCAAAGGTTTCGAATTCGTCGATGCCATCAAGGGCGGCGTGGTTCCGCGCGAGTATATCCCCGCCGTGCAGAAGGGCTTGGTCGAAACCCTGCCGAATGGCGTGCTCGCGGGCTTTCCGGTGGTCGACGTAAAAGTGACCTTGTTCGATGGTTCATACCACGATGTCGACTCGAATGAAAACGCGTTCAAGATGGCGGCGTCGATCGCCTTCAAGGATGGTATGCGCAAAGCCACGCCGGTGCTGCTCGAGCCAATGATGGCTGTCGAGGTCGAAACGCCCGCCGATTTCATGGGCAACGTAGTCGGCGATCTGAGCTCGCGGCGCGGCATGATTCAGGGCATGGAAGATTTACCCGGTCTCAAGGTAATCCGCGCCGAAGTGCCGCTCGCCAAGATGTTCGGCTATTCGACGGCCCTGCGCTCGGCAACGCAAGGCCGCGCAACGTACACCATGGAATTCAAGCACTACACGGAAATGCCCAAGAACGAAGCAGAAGCAATCATCAACAAAAAATAA
- the rpsG gene encoding 30S ribosomal protein S7, which translates to MPRRREVPKREILPDPKYSNQDVAKFVNVLMTRGKKSVAERIIYGALAQIGKKTGKNPLDVFTQALTNVRPVVEVKSRRVGGANYQVPVEVRSLRRTALAMRWLREAARKRSEKSMGARLAGELAEAAEGRGGAMKKREEVHRMAEANKAFSHYRF; encoded by the coding sequence ATGCCCAGACGTAGAGAAGTACCGAAACGCGAGATATTGCCGGATCCCAAATACAGCAATCAGGACGTTGCGAAATTTGTTAACGTGCTGATGACGCGCGGCAAGAAATCGGTCGCCGAACGCATCATCTACGGCGCGCTCGCCCAGATCGGCAAGAAAACCGGAAAAAACCCGCTGGATGTTTTCACCCAGGCGCTGACCAATGTGCGCCCGGTCGTTGAAGTCAAGAGCCGGCGCGTGGGCGGCGCCAATTATCAGGTTCCGGTCGAAGTCCGTTCGCTGCGGCGCACGGCATTAGCCATGCGCTGGCTGCGCGAGGCAGCCCGCAAGCGTTCGGAAAAATCGATGGGCGCGCGACTGGCCGGCGAACTGGCCGAAGCAGCGGAAGGCCGCGGCGGTGCAATGAAAAAGCGCGAGGAAGTGCACCGCATGGCCGAGGCCAACAAAGCTTTCTCCCACTATCGTTTCTGA
- the rpsL gene encoding 30S ribosomal protein S12 — MPTINQLVRKPRSAKRVKSKVPALGNSPQKRGVCTRVYTTTPKKPNSALRKVARVRLTNGFEVSSYIGGEGHNLQEHSVVLIRGGRVKDLPGVRYHTVRGSLDTAGVKDRKQGRSKYGAKRPKAA, encoded by the coding sequence ATGCCGACGATAAATCAACTGGTTCGCAAGCCGCGGTCCGCAAAACGCGTGAAAAGCAAGGTGCCGGCGCTAGGCAACAGTCCGCAAAAACGTGGTGTCTGCACGCGCGTTTATACGACGACGCCGAAAAAGCCAAACTCGGCATTGCGAAAAGTTGCGCGGGTACGTCTGACCAATGGTTTTGAAGTATCGAGCTATATCGGCGGCGAAGGACACAATCTGCAGGAACACTCGGTGGTGCTGATTCGCGGCGGCCGCGTGAAGGATTTGCCGGGTGTTCGTTACCACACAGTGCGCGGCAGCCTCGATACCGCAGGCGTGAAAGACCGCAAGCAGGGGCGTTCGAAGTACGGCGCCAAGCGGCCAAAGGCTGCTTAG